Proteins encoded in a region of the Pirellulaceae bacterium genome:
- a CDS encoding terpene cyclase/mutase family protein — MNKLVFAFTFCLVMSTTVLWADDLQSTTSKWLLDVPKPKAVDPPSDEMIQASIDRGLDFLIRHQNENGSWGSATNTKGLNIYAPIPGAHHAFRAAVTGLCLSALIESGDRRVEIVEAIEKAERWNEEWLPKVRRAEPTAIYNVWAHAYAIRGLVDLHAFHKEKPRRQERIIQLIRQQADRLERYEGIDGGWGYYDFGAQTQKPNVEPTSFTTATVLIALHEAKQLGVDFPERQIKRAVNSLIRQQKPDFSYYYSDNGPTKNRPMWLINRPGGSLGRSQACNLALKIWGSDKITDQVIEAWLDRLFSRNLWLDIGRKRPIPHESHFLVAGYFFYYGHFYAAGCIEMLPEKSRPPHKAQLSTIILRLQEKDGSWWDYPFYNYHQQYGTAMSIMTLLGCQSEPRPGVGFSLFSD; from the coding sequence ATGAACAAGCTCGTTTTTGCGTTCACATTTTGCCTCGTCATGTCGACCACCGTTTTGTGGGCAGATGACCTTCAATCAACTACCAGTAAATGGTTACTGGATGTCCCCAAGCCCAAAGCGGTCGACCCTCCCTCCGACGAAATGATTCAGGCGAGCATTGATCGTGGCCTGGACTTTTTGATCAGGCATCAAAACGAGAACGGAAGTTGGGGTTCCGCAACCAATACCAAAGGGCTGAACATCTACGCCCCAATCCCAGGTGCACACCACGCCTTTCGGGCAGCAGTCACCGGACTCTGTCTCTCGGCACTGATCGAATCAGGGGATCGCCGCGTTGAGATCGTCGAAGCGATTGAAAAAGCAGAACGTTGGAATGAAGAGTGGCTCCCAAAAGTACGCCGAGCCGAGCCGACAGCCATTTACAACGTTTGGGCACATGCTTACGCCATCCGTGGCTTGGTGGACCTTCATGCCTTTCACAAAGAAAAACCGCGGCGACAAGAACGAATCATCCAGCTGATTCGACAGCAAGCCGACCGCCTCGAGCGATACGAAGGCATCGACGGCGGTTGGGGCTACTATGACTTTGGTGCACAAACCCAAAAACCAAACGTCGAACCAACCAGCTTCACAACAGCGACCGTCTTGATCGCCTTGCACGAGGCAAAACAATTAGGAGTCGATTTTCCAGAGCGTCAAATCAAGCGAGCCGTCAACAGTTTAATCCGACAGCAAAAGCCAGACTTCAGTTACTACTATTCGGACAATGGACCGACGAAGAATCGGCCCATGTGGCTAATCAATCGCCCAGGTGGCAGTCTAGGAAGATCGCAGGCGTGTAATTTGGCATTGAAAATTTGGGGAAGTGACAAGATCACCGATCAAGTCATCGAGGCTTGGCTTGACCGGTTGTTTTCGCGGAATCTCTGGCTCGACATCGGTCGCAAGCGGCCCATCCCGCACGAATCGCACTTTCTAGTCGCCGGCTACTTCTTTTATTACGGTCACTTCTATGCCGCGGGCTGCATCGAAATGCTTCCGGAAAAATCACGGCCGCCACACAAAGCTCAACTCTCAACAATCATCTTGCGACTTCAAGAAAAAGATGGGAGTTGGTGGGACTACCCCTTCTACAACTATCACCAACAATATGGAACCGCCATGTCAATCATGACATTGCTGGGTTGCCAAAGTGAACCGCGTCCGGGAGTCGGATTCTCGCTATTCAGCGACTAA
- the glmM gene encoding phosphoglucosamine mutase, producing the protein MNEEPIISVSGLRGVIGATLTPDVAARYVCAFARQVSPGPLVITRDGRATGRMIADAVRSSLSAVGRDVIDADVAATPTTGVLVQELKAAGAIQISASHNPPEYNGLKLFSGEGRVISAAAGQPVLDRFRAGSSPEWVGHDRLGEISTLKDSLSEHCRRVLKTVAVDRIRSCKFKVLLDSNHGAGSLLGLKLLEELGCEVVALGAKPDGLFAHTPEPTAANLSGVSQQVREAGVQLGFCQDPDADRLALIDDTGHYVGEEFTLAVVIRHVLEQAKGPIVTNCSTSRMSQDLAEQAGVPFYRSKVGEANVTELMIQHQAVFGGEGNGGPIDPRVGFVRDSFVGMALVLDAMAAREATLSELIAELPQYAIHKTKVPVAADQLTTTFDRLASGFFDAKADRLDGLRLDWPTAWLLVRASNTEPIVRLVAEAPSADEAERLCQRAAELMD; encoded by the coding sequence ATGAACGAAGAACCGATAATCTCCGTTTCTGGATTACGTGGAGTCATTGGCGCGACGCTGACGCCCGATGTGGCGGCTCGCTACGTCTGTGCTTTCGCCAGGCAGGTTTCGCCAGGCCCACTGGTAATCACGCGGGATGGAAGGGCGACTGGACGCATGATTGCCGACGCGGTGCGCTCCTCGCTCAGTGCGGTGGGTCGTGACGTCATTGATGCGGATGTTGCCGCGACACCGACGACGGGCGTCCTGGTGCAGGAATTAAAAGCTGCCGGTGCGATTCAGATTTCAGCCAGTCACAATCCGCCCGAATACAACGGGCTGAAATTATTTAGTGGCGAGGGACGCGTTATTTCGGCTGCTGCAGGGCAGCCCGTGCTCGATCGGTTTCGTGCAGGTTCCTCTCCCGAATGGGTGGGCCATGATCGGCTCGGTGAAATCAGCACACTCAAAGATTCTCTCAGCGAACATTGTCGTCGAGTGCTCAAGACGGTTGCTGTGGACCGTATCCGGTCTTGTAAGTTTAAGGTGCTACTTGATTCGAATCATGGGGCCGGAAGTTTACTTGGGTTAAAGCTTCTCGAGGAACTTGGTTGTGAAGTTGTCGCCTTAGGAGCGAAGCCGGACGGCCTATTTGCGCACACGCCCGAGCCGACTGCAGCAAATCTCTCGGGCGTGTCTCAGCAGGTGCGGGAAGCAGGCGTGCAGCTCGGATTTTGCCAGGATCCCGACGCGGATCGACTCGCATTGATTGATGACACGGGGCATTATGTAGGCGAAGAATTTACACTCGCAGTGGTAATTCGGCACGTGCTCGAGCAAGCCAAAGGTCCGATTGTCACAAATTGTTCGACCAGTCGGATGTCCCAAGATTTGGCAGAGCAAGCCGGGGTGCCCTTTTATCGATCGAAAGTTGGCGAGGCAAACGTGACAGAATTAATGATTCAGCATCAAGCTGTATTTGGCGGGGAAGGGAATGGAGGTCCGATCGATCCTCGCGTGGGATTTGTGCGCGATAGCTTTGTGGGTATGGCGTTGGTCTTGGACGCAATGGCAGCGCGGGAGGCGACGCTGTCGGAGTTGATCGCTGAGTTGCCGCAGTATGCGATACACAAAACCAAAGTGCCTGTGGCTGCTGATCAATTGACAACCACTTTTGATCGTTTGGCAAGTGGTTTCTTTGATGCAAAAGCGGATCGTCTTGACGGTCTTCGACTCGATTGGCCCACCGCCTGGCTGCTTGTGCGGGCCAGCAATACAGAACCCATTGTCCGTCTGGTCGCCGAAGCGCCTTCGGCCGATGAGGCCGAGCGGCTATGTCAGCGAGCCGCCGAACTGATGGACTGA
- the mtaB gene encoding tRNA (N(6)-L-threonylcarbamoyladenosine(37)-C(2))-methylthiotransferase MtaB: MTRSRLRTLTLGCKVNQYETEFLRQGLVDAGAFRDAKQDEAADLCVVNTCTVTNEGDSKSRQAIRKMARQNPDARLIVMGCYATRAPEELAQLPGVVEVVTDKRELPDLLGRFGVVDIPNGISRFGDRHRAYIKVQDGCLLRCSYCIIPKVRPQMSSRPLEEIIDEARRLADNGYREIVLTGIHLGHYGVDQNWNKPKQDWLRLSTLLRRLMELPADFRVRLSSIEATEVTRELLEVMSDFSDRICPHLHVCLQSGSDRILRAMKRRWGTKRFIDRCVLAREKLHKPALTTDVIVGFPGETDEDFEQTCELVRQVGFSKVHIFPFSPRRGTPAAEMPDQLPKAVKSARGRELARIEAELRSQYFSTLCGEKLQVMVEGSLPGHSDRVVGTSCRYAPVQLENVGSRPQFGELVELFAMSNSEEFILGTLGKTV; encoded by the coding sequence ATGACCCGAAGCCGACTTCGTACCCTGACTCTGGGCTGCAAAGTAAATCAGTACGAAACCGAATTTCTCCGCCAAGGACTCGTTGATGCGGGCGCCTTTCGTGACGCAAAGCAAGATGAGGCTGCCGATCTTTGCGTTGTGAATACTTGCACGGTGACTAACGAGGGCGATTCGAAAAGCCGGCAGGCCATTCGTAAAATGGCTCGCCAAAATCCCGATGCTCGGCTGATCGTCATGGGTTGCTATGCCACGCGAGCGCCGGAGGAACTGGCCCAACTCCCCGGTGTTGTTGAGGTAGTTACTGACAAGAGGGAACTGCCTGATCTGCTCGGGCGATTCGGAGTGGTTGATATTCCCAATGGGATCTCGCGGTTTGGGGATCGTCATCGGGCCTACATCAAAGTGCAAGATGGATGCTTGTTGCGGTGCAGTTATTGCATCATTCCGAAAGTGCGCCCGCAAATGAGTAGTCGGCCGCTAGAGGAAATTATCGATGAGGCAAGGCGACTCGCTGACAATGGATATCGTGAGATCGTGTTGACGGGCATTCATCTTGGGCACTACGGCGTCGATCAGAATTGGAATAAGCCCAAGCAGGATTGGTTGAGATTGTCGACTTTACTTCGTCGTTTGATGGAACTTCCCGCTGATTTTCGAGTGCGGCTATCCAGCATCGAAGCGACCGAAGTGACACGAGAATTGTTGGAAGTAATGTCGGATTTTTCAGATCGTATTTGCCCCCATTTGCATGTCTGTCTGCAAAGCGGTTCGGACCGTATTCTCCGAGCGATGAAACGCCGTTGGGGGACAAAACGATTTATCGATCGGTGTGTGCTGGCACGTGAAAAACTGCATAAACCGGCACTGACGACGGATGTGATTGTGGGATTTCCGGGAGAAACAGACGAGGATTTCGAGCAAACGTGTGAACTGGTCCGGCAAGTCGGCTTTTCCAAGGTGCACATTTTTCCCTTTAGTCCGCGACGCGGCACGCCAGCAGCAGAGATGCCCGATCAACTGCCAAAAGCTGTCAAATCAGCTCGCGGTCGCGAACTGGCTCGCATTGAAGCGGAACTTCGCAGTCAATATTTTTCCACTCTTTGCGGTGAAAAACTGCAAGTGATGGTCGAAGGCAGTTTGCCCGGCCACAGCGATCGGGTTGTCGGTACCTCCTGCCGATATGCGCCGGTTCAACTTGAAAACGTTGGCTCTCGTCCCCAGTTCGGTGAATTAGTTGAGCTGTTTGCGATGTCAAACAGTGAGGAATTCATCTTGGGAACGCTCGGGAAAACGGTCTAG
- a CDS encoding ATP-dependent Clp protease adaptor ClpS — MSDVSVVQPKEDIAEDEKERQDRRPKQQPRYHVILWDDDDHSYDYVIRMMQKLFGHTYERGYEMASQVDSAGRTICLTTTMEHAELKRDQIHAFGRDDRIACCKGSMSSTIEPEV, encoded by the coding sequence ATGTCAGATGTGTCTGTTGTTCAACCGAAAGAGGATATCGCTGAAGATGAAAAGGAAAGACAGGACCGTCGACCCAAGCAGCAACCTCGCTATCACGTTATTCTGTGGGACGATGATGACCATTCCTACGATTATGTCATTCGCATGATGCAGAAGCTGTTCGGTCATACCTACGAACGGGGTTACGAAATGGCCTCTCAGGTTGACTCGGCTGGTCGAACCATCTGCCTAACGACAACGATGGAACACGCTGAGCTGAAACGGGATCAAATTCACGCTTTTGGACGGGATGATCGAATTGCCTGTTGTAAGGGTTCAATGTCCTCCACAATTGAACCGGAAGTCTAA
- a CDS encoding amidohydrolase — MRKLRFEFSFLLDGNELMPSQRSNFTVLITLFLVTAIPTPLVADDVAQWTAKQLPDFVEIYRHFHANPELSFKEKKTAARLAKELTRLGAQVTTGVGGHGVVGILRNGVGPTLMLRTDLDGLPVTEQTQLVYASKLRAVNQTGDDVGVMHACGHDVHLTNLIGVAQYLAQHRNVWSGTVMFIGQPAEERGAGAKAMLEDGLFTRFPRPDFAVALHVDAAMAAGKVGYRAGFALANVDSVDITVKGRGGHGAYPQTTVDPIVQAAQLVLALQTIVSREVPPTEPAVITVGSIHGGTKHNVIGDNCHLQITVRSYSDHVRKLLLEGIKRKTRTVAMEFKAPEPEIKISEGTPALFNDEDLANQAGIVFQRVFGAERVEQAEQSMGGEDFSRYGREGVPILMFRLGTVEQRRLDRYQQLGQVPPSLHSSKFYPDAELTLATAITATTELALELLKSGQAVDASR; from the coding sequence ATGAGAAAGTTGCGTTTTGAATTTAGTTTTTTACTAGACGGGAATGAGCTGATGCCGAGTCAACGATCGAACTTTACCGTTTTGATAACTTTGTTTTTGGTTACTGCAATTCCCACCCCACTCGTTGCGGATGATGTGGCGCAATGGACGGCAAAACAGCTCCCGGATTTCGTGGAGATTTACCGCCATTTTCACGCAAATCCCGAGCTCTCGTTCAAGGAAAAAAAGACGGCCGCAAGACTGGCGAAGGAGTTGACGCGACTCGGCGCCCAAGTCACGACGGGTGTCGGCGGACATGGTGTCGTGGGGATTCTGCGGAATGGTGTTGGACCGACGCTCATGTTGCGAACGGATTTGGATGGATTGCCCGTGACCGAACAAACACAATTGGTTTACGCGTCCAAGCTTCGTGCGGTTAACCAAACGGGTGATGACGTCGGTGTGATGCATGCCTGCGGTCATGATGTTCATCTCACGAATCTGATTGGTGTGGCACAGTACCTGGCTCAGCATCGCAACGTTTGGAGTGGCACAGTGATGTTTATCGGGCAACCGGCGGAGGAGCGGGGTGCGGGTGCGAAAGCGATGCTTGAAGATGGCCTGTTTACTCGTTTTCCTCGTCCGGACTTTGCGGTTGCGCTGCACGTTGATGCAGCCATGGCGGCAGGCAAAGTGGGTTACCGGGCAGGATTTGCACTTGCTAACGTCGACAGCGTCGACATCACAGTGAAGGGCAGGGGAGGGCATGGTGCGTATCCGCAAACAACCGTCGACCCGATTGTCCAAGCGGCGCAACTCGTGTTAGCCTTGCAGACGATTGTCAGTCGCGAGGTGCCCCCTACGGAACCGGCGGTGATTACCGTGGGCTCAATCCACGGGGGAACGAAGCACAATGTGATTGGTGATAATTGCCATTTGCAGATTACCGTTCGCAGCTACTCTGATCATGTACGCAAGCTGTTGCTCGAGGGGATTAAACGCAAGACGCGTACAGTTGCGATGGAGTTTAAAGCTCCGGAACCTGAGATTAAGATCAGCGAAGGTACGCCTGCTTTGTTTAACGATGAGGATCTGGCGAATCAGGCTGGGATAGTTTTTCAGCGAGTGTTTGGAGCCGAGCGAGTCGAGCAGGCGGAGCAGTCGATGGGCGGGGAAGATTTCAGCCGGTATGGTCGGGAAGGGGTCCCGATCTTGATGTTTCGGCTGGGGACGGTCGAGCAACGACGACTTGACCGTTACCAGCAATTGGGCCAAGTGCCACCCTCGTTGCACTCCTCAAAGTTTTACCCGGATGCGGAGTTAACCCTTGCCACGGCGATTACGGCGACGACGGAATTAGCCTTAGAACTTTTGAAGTCGGGGCAAGCTGTCGACGCCAGTCGTTAA
- the rdgB gene encoding RdgB/HAM1 family non-canonical purine NTP pyrophosphatase, with protein sequence MTQPTIVLGTHNVKKGAELHEFLVPRGVHLSTLADFPNSIEVVEDGDSFEANAALKATQQAVHLQQWVIGEDSGLSVNALNGAPGIFSARFAGESATDRSNNDRLLLELAEVPLERRSAHYTCHVAVSDPSGQIRLTCEEICRGRIRVQPAGDAGFGYDPLFELVEYHRTFGQLGSAVKSVLSHRARAMRQFVPQLVQLLRAEFIG encoded by the coding sequence ATGACACAGCCGACGATCGTATTGGGGACCCATAACGTCAAGAAGGGCGCTGAGCTTCACGAGTTCTTAGTGCCGCGTGGCGTGCACTTAAGCACATTGGCCGATTTCCCCAATTCAATTGAAGTGGTCGAAGATGGCGACTCCTTTGAGGCCAACGCTGCGCTCAAAGCGACTCAGCAGGCCGTTCATCTCCAGCAGTGGGTGATTGGTGAAGACAGTGGTCTTTCTGTGAATGCTTTGAACGGTGCTCCCGGCATATTTTCGGCGCGCTTCGCAGGCGAGAGTGCAACCGATCGATCCAACAATGATCGACTCTTACTCGAATTGGCCGAAGTGCCTCTTGAGCGACGGTCGGCCCATTACACATGTCACGTCGCTGTGTCGGATCCGAGCGGTCAGATCCGATTGACGTGTGAGGAAATCTGTCGTGGCCGCATTCGCGTGCAGCCTGCTGGTGATGCGGGATTTGGCTACGACCCGCTCTTCGAACTGGTCGAATATCACCGCACATTTGGCCAGCTAGGGAGTGCGGTTAAATCGGTTCTCAGTCATCGGGCTCGGGCAATGCGACAATTCGTGCCGCAGTTGGTGCAGCTCTTGCGGGCCGAATTCATTGGCTGA
- a CDS encoding phospho-sugar mutase encodes MPETTTRFDAKQALVSAEQAVVDGKLSAGAITNIKQWLTEARYAEYAGQVAEQIANEEWQALDDAFWTVIPFGTGGRRGRMNPIGSNAINDRTIGESAQGLADYVKEHADNASLSCAIAFDTRHNSKHFARLCSEIMVAAGFKVYLLDEIRSTPELSFLVRYKKCCCGIMVTASHNPPSDNAVKVYWSTGGQILPPHDKGVIDRVMTVDAITRADFDQAISDGKVIPCNAEVDAAFFGELKAQAFAGPRDLKIIYSPLHGVGSTAAVPALNNDGFTDVEVFADHAEPDGDFPNVPNHVANPENVAVFDRIIERAQQVGADLILASDPDCDRLGVAAPVTTDSAGEWRTFNGNQIGALLTDYILEQSKNSGNLSNEHYVVKTLVTTEMIRRIADSYGAKTFGELLVGFKWIGGVMDEQGADKFLFGTEESHGYLVGQYARDKDGAVAAMLMAELAANCKASGQSLHEKLEALFWQHGYHAERLMTQQMPGSEGMTRMQSLMNKFRTDPPKSIGGIAVAAVRDYKANTRTLVGDPPEAFVGPTGDLIILDLAETGNYIAARPSGTEPKVKFYMFTYVAPEQLASLEYSQQEMNDRLDAFQSDLTAFAETIK; translated from the coding sequence ATGCCGGAAACTACGACCCGATTTGACGCGAAGCAAGCGCTCGTATCCGCCGAACAAGCAGTGGTCGATGGCAAGCTTTCAGCAGGAGCCATCACCAACATCAAACAGTGGCTTACGGAAGCCCGCTATGCCGAATACGCAGGTCAAGTTGCCGAGCAAATCGCGAACGAAGAATGGCAGGCCCTCGATGATGCCTTTTGGACCGTGATCCCGTTTGGAACAGGCGGACGCCGTGGTCGAATGAATCCTATTGGATCAAATGCAATCAATGACCGCACGATTGGAGAGAGCGCTCAGGGCTTGGCGGATTACGTCAAAGAACATGCTGACAATGCTTCACTCTCCTGCGCCATCGCCTTTGATACACGACACAATTCAAAACACTTTGCCCGACTTTGCTCAGAAATCATGGTCGCTGCCGGATTCAAAGTTTATCTGCTGGATGAAATCCGCAGCACACCTGAACTATCGTTTCTGGTTCGTTACAAGAAATGTTGTTGCGGAATCATGGTGACCGCCAGTCACAACCCACCAAGCGACAACGCGGTGAAGGTCTATTGGTCGACGGGCGGTCAAATCCTCCCCCCCCACGACAAAGGGGTGATTGATCGGGTGATGACCGTCGACGCAATCACAAGAGCCGATTTCGACCAGGCAATCAGCGATGGAAAAGTGATTCCCTGCAATGCTGAAGTCGACGCGGCATTTTTCGGTGAACTAAAAGCACAAGCATTTGCAGGCCCTCGCGACCTCAAGATCATCTATTCGCCCTTACACGGTGTCGGCTCCACTGCGGCCGTACCCGCCCTGAACAACGATGGGTTTACGGATGTCGAAGTGTTTGCCGATCACGCGGAACCCGATGGAGATTTCCCAAATGTCCCCAATCATGTTGCCAATCCGGAAAACGTCGCTGTTTTCGATCGAATTATCGAACGAGCCCAACAGGTAGGCGCCGACTTGATCCTCGCCTCAGACCCCGACTGCGATCGTCTGGGAGTTGCTGCTCCCGTTACGACCGACTCCGCCGGCGAATGGCGAACATTCAATGGCAACCAAATCGGCGCATTGCTCACTGACTATATTCTCGAACAGTCAAAAAACTCGGGTAACCTTTCCAACGAACATTACGTCGTCAAGACGCTGGTTACCACAGAAATGATACGGCGTATTGCGGATTCCTACGGTGCTAAAACATTCGGGGAACTGCTGGTTGGATTTAAATGGATTGGTGGCGTCATGGACGAACAAGGGGCAGACAAATTCCTGTTCGGTACGGAGGAATCACACGGCTACCTGGTCGGACAATACGCTCGTGACAAAGACGGTGCCGTAGCGGCGATGTTGATGGCCGAGTTAGCCGCCAACTGCAAAGCCAGTGGACAATCCCTGCATGAGAAACTGGAGGCCCTCTTTTGGCAGCACGGGTATCACGCTGAGCGTCTGATGACGCAACAGATGCCAGGTTCCGAAGGGATGACGCGGATGCAATCGCTAATGAACAAATTCCGCACGGATCCACCCAAGTCAATTGGTGGCATCGCTGTTGCCGCGGTACGAGATTACAAAGCCAACACCCGCACCCTAGTCGGTGATCCTCCTGAGGCTTTCGTAGGACCGACGGGCGACTTGATCATCTTAGATCTGGCAGAAACGGGCAATTACATCGCCGCGCGCCCCTCGGGAACCGAGCCCAAGGTGAAATTTTACATGTTCACTTACGTTGCACCCGAACAACTGGCTAGCCTTGAGTACAGTCAGCAAGAGATGAATGATCGACTCGACGCCTTCCAAAGCGACCTGACGGCATTTGCGGAAACGATCAAATAA
- a CDS encoding dipeptidase, whose amino-acid sequence MSQIENYLDEQKQQFEDDLCELLRIPSVSTDGQHTAEIQAAAQYLLAQFEQIGLKSELIETSGNPLVYAESEPVPGRPTVLVYGHYDVQPPDPLEEWESPPFEPTRRDGNIYARGATDDKGQLLTHVKSAEAWMKTVGKLPVQIKYLIEGEEEVGSEGLNEFMLRPETVAKLACDVVVISDTSQFSRGQPAITYGLKGIAYFELTLQGPKQDLHSGTFGGAVTNPANTLCKLLSSLVDDQGRVLIPGFYDDVDPMSEREREQFSALPFNEHSFMEQIGVSGLSGEASYSTLERRWARPTFDVNGLTSGYQAEGAKTVLPAKASAKFSFRLVPHQEAEKIATSLREHLAALCPPGIEIDLHEMHHAPGFVVSLDSPYIDAAAKAIEQGFGRSPVFIREGGSIPIVTEFSEKLGVDTLLLGWGLDDDNTHSPNEKFSLADFHRGIRSSAHLWHELGRIEKDSKPSKTS is encoded by the coding sequence ATGTCACAGATTGAAAACTACCTAGACGAGCAAAAGCAGCAGTTTGAAGACGATTTATGCGAGCTTTTGCGGATTCCAAGCGTGAGCACCGACGGCCAACACACGGCCGAAATCCAAGCCGCTGCTCAATATTTGCTGGCCCAATTCGAGCAAATCGGGCTCAAATCCGAATTAATTGAGACCTCCGGTAATCCGTTGGTTTACGCCGAATCCGAGCCCGTTCCCGGTCGGCCAACGGTCCTGGTTTACGGACATTACGATGTTCAACCCCCCGATCCGCTCGAGGAATGGGAAAGCCCTCCCTTCGAACCGACCCGGCGCGATGGCAATATTTATGCTCGGGGCGCCACCGATGATAAAGGTCAGCTCCTGACCCATGTCAAAAGCGCCGAAGCTTGGATGAAGACGGTGGGCAAGCTCCCAGTCCAGATCAAGTACCTGATCGAAGGCGAGGAAGAAGTTGGCAGCGAGGGACTCAACGAATTCATGCTGCGGCCAGAAACGGTCGCCAAGCTTGCCTGCGATGTTGTGGTCATCAGCGACACGAGTCAGTTCAGTCGAGGCCAACCGGCAATCACCTACGGACTGAAAGGTATCGCTTACTTCGAGCTAACGTTGCAGGGTCCCAAACAAGATTTGCATTCGGGAACATTTGGTGGTGCTGTCACCAACCCGGCCAACACGCTCTGCAAACTCCTTTCGTCATTGGTTGATGATCAAGGTCGAGTCCTCATTCCAGGATTTTACGATGATGTTGACCCAATGTCCGAACGCGAGCGAGAACAATTCTCGGCATTACCGTTCAACGAACATTCTTTCATGGAACAAATTGGCGTCTCTGGCTTAAGCGGCGAGGCGAGCTACTCAACGCTGGAGCGACGTTGGGCACGTCCGACCTTCGATGTCAACGGCCTCACGAGTGGTTACCAAGCCGAAGGCGCAAAAACCGTTCTGCCAGCAAAGGCTTCGGCCAAGTTCAGTTTCCGATTGGTACCTCATCAGGAAGCTGAGAAAATCGCGACAAGTCTGCGCGAACATCTCGCTGCCCTTTGCCCACCTGGTATCGAAATCGATCTTCACGAAATGCACCACGCGCCTGGGTTCGTCGTGTCTCTTGACAGTCCCTATATCGATGCGGCTGCCAAAGCTATTGAACAAGGCTTCGGACGCTCCCCCGTTTTCATCCGTGAGGGTGGATCCATTCCGATCGTCACTGAATTTTCAGAGAAGCTCGGAGTTGATACGCTTTTGCTCGGCTGGGGGCTCGATGACGATAATACTCACAGTCCCAATGAAAAATTCTCGCTTGCCGATTTCCACCGTGGCATTCGCAGCAGCGCCCACCTGTGGCATGAACTAGGCCGCATTGAAAAAGATTCCAAGCCATCGAAGACAAGTTAG
- the serS gene encoding serine--tRNA ligase — protein sequence MLDRKFIVEHAGAVKQNCTNRGLPADVDRYVELDQLCREQAQRVQDLNRQANEVSKTIGKAKDAEEREARKNEGRQLREQKDKAQSEHDELLNQLTEIQRGIPNIAHPDAPIGKDDKANLEVARGDHEPKSFDFKPLDHVDLGEKLDLFDFEAGAKTTGHGFYFLKNDAVLLELALQRYALEVLMQEGFTLLTTPDLARNEILEGVGFNPRGTETQIYSIVDTDLSLVATAEITLGGYLAGETLELEQLPLKICGVSHCFRTEAGAHGRATRGLYRVHQFTKVEMFAFTAPDQSEEMLQQIRGIECQLFNGLGIPFRVVDTATGDLGSPAYRKFDLEAWMPGRGENGEYGEVTSTSNCTDYQARRLNIRFKTKGEKGTRFVHTLNGTAIAISRAMIAIIENYQQADGTIAVPDVLRPFMGKETIGS from the coding sequence ATGCTGGATCGAAAATTCATCGTCGAACACGCTGGGGCAGTCAAACAGAACTGCACGAATCGCGGTCTGCCCGCAGACGTTGATCGTTACGTCGAACTTGATCAGTTGTGTCGCGAACAGGCACAACGTGTACAAGATCTCAATCGGCAAGCCAACGAAGTGTCCAAGACGATTGGCAAAGCGAAAGACGCCGAGGAACGAGAAGCAAGAAAAAACGAAGGCCGACAACTTCGCGAACAAAAAGACAAAGCTCAATCCGAGCACGATGAACTGCTAAATCAACTCACTGAGATCCAGCGTGGCATTCCGAACATAGCCCACCCCGACGCCCCCATCGGCAAAGATGACAAGGCGAATCTTGAGGTCGCGCGAGGCGACCACGAACCCAAATCGTTCGACTTCAAGCCACTGGATCATGTCGATCTCGGAGAAAAACTCGACTTATTCGACTTCGAAGCTGGCGCGAAGACAACCGGGCATGGCTTTTATTTCCTGAAAAACGATGCGGTCCTGTTGGAATTGGCTTTGCAAAGATATGCCTTGGAAGTGTTGATGCAGGAAGGCTTCACTTTGCTCACAACTCCCGATCTGGCTCGCAATGAAATCCTCGAAGGCGTAGGCTTCAATCCACGCGGAACAGAAACTCAGATCTACAGTATCGTCGATACTGACCTGAGCCTCGTCGCCACCGCCGAAATCACTCTCGGTGGCTACCTGGCAGGTGAGACCCTCGAACTAGAACAACTGCCGCTGAAAATATGCGGAGTCAGCCACTGTTTTCGAACCGAGGCCGGCGCACACGGTCGAGCAACACGCGGTTTATATCGCGTCCACCAGTTCACAAAAGTCGAAATGTTCGCCTTTACAGCCCCTGACCAAAGCGAAGAGATGCTGCAACAAATTCGCGGTATCGAGTGCCAACTGTTCAACGGCTTGGGAATTCCGTTTCGCGTCGTCGATACGGCAACCGGTGATCTGGGATCACCGGCCTACCGCAAATTCGATCTTGAGGCCTGGATGCCCGGACGCGGCGAGAATGGCGAATATGGCGAAGTAACGAGCACATCAAACTGCACTGATTATCAGGCACGCCGATTAAACATTCGCTTCAAGACGAAAGGGGAAAAAGGAACTCGCTTTGTCCACACCTTGAATGGCACGGCGATCGCCATCAGCCGCGCCATGATCGCGATCATCGAAAACTACCAACAGGCAGACGGCACAATCGCCGTGCCTGATGTGCTTCGCCCGTTCATGGGAAAAGAGACCATTGGAAGTTGA